Genomic window (Helianthus annuus cultivar XRQ/B chromosome 3, HanXRQr2.0-SUNRISE, whole genome shotgun sequence):
caccactgCCATTATCCTTCAACCTAGTAACCGAGTCTACACCCCGCCTGCCACCACCTTGATCGGCTCCCCTGAAGCGAAAAGAATGAACcggaaaagagaaaaaaaaagaaggaAAAAGATGTGTTCGAGCTTACCCGGAGTATAACAGTGCCACTCGTCGCTGTTCCGCCGCAGACGGTTCTGCCGTCGCCGTGAACTGGTTACCGGACGTCGCTTTCAACATCATCATCTTAAGGTGTGAGAAACCATGGtagacggggggggggggggagttgtGCGTCGCCGGCCAGAATCCATGgtcgccgccgtgagcggcggcgctGCTGCTTCTGTTGCGGTAAAGAAGAAGTGATCGGCCCCTCTCATCTTCTCCgttctctctcactctctctgtTACGGTTGTTCGACACCATCCACCACATCACCGTCTAGCGCCGCCACCCATAATGGTGGCTGACTGGTCATCGTGGGGTGAGGGAGAAGGGAAAGAGAGTGGCAATGTATTATTTTGAGGTGTGTGTTTGGATTAAGATGACATCAGGGAATTTAGGGGGAACTAGAGGGTATACGGCTGAGATAAAACTAATGGGGGCTAGGgttttgaagaagatgaagaagatgctcggatagtccctgtggtttggccttttaaaggaaagggtatttttgtcatttcacatcattttaacagagaaaagtaactgaagttagacccagggactatccgagaacaaaacGGTAAAccttggggactattcaagtagttttagaaagatagggactataggtgaaaaaaggtgaaaccacagggactatccgggcatttttctctgaaaataataataaaaggtTTAATTttacttttaaggattttaatcaAAATTACGTAATTTTAATGGGTTTGTCGTGTAAGCTTATACGTCTAACAACATGGTATTCATTTTTCtcttattatattattataaaattatgaattattatctaagtcactcaaaaaaaaaaaaaaaaaaaaaaaacccaataaTGTTAGGTTATTTCCGGTGGCCTACTCTTATATGGTTTCATTCAACAGGTAGTATCTTATCACTTACAAACGTTTGCAAGTAATAATTATTATCTTTCTCTCTTCATCATGGTTTTAGTAGAAGAAAAGCATGTAACAGCTGAACTTCTACCCTTCCTCCGTGTGCATAATGACGGTACAGTTGAGCGACTATACAACCCACAATTAGCACCACCATCATCACTGGTGGATGGCGTGCGGTCGAAAGATACCGTCATATCACCTGAGGTCTCCGCCAGACTCTACCTCCCTTGCAACACGACCGAGAAACTCCCTATCTTGGTGTACTTCCATGGTGGCGGTTTTTGTATCGAGTCTGCTTTCTCCATCCTCTCCCACCAATACATCAACACCATCGCGTCTCAAGCCAACGCTCTCGTTATCTCAGTTGACTACAGGTAAACCATAGGGTCAAGAGGGTCTGCTGACCCAGTCATTAGAATTTGTTGGATATTATACATAAAATCTACTTTTTTGTTTCAAGGAAAACTGACTAAAAATTTTTGGTTCCGCTATTGCAGGTTAGCTCCAGAACACCCTCTCCCGGCAGCTTATGAAGATTCATGGACGGCCCTACAATGGGTTGCTACACATTCGACCGAAGGACTCAATGAGAAAGACGAACCATGGCTAATCCAACACGGAGATTTTAACCGTCTCTATATAGGTGGCGATAGCGCAGGTGCGAATATTTCACACCACATTGCCATGCGAGTTGGGACGGAAGAATTACATGGCGGGGTCAAGATTCTTGGGGCGTTTCTATCGCACCCGTACTTTTGGGGATCCGAACCACTCGGATCAGAGCCGGTTACTAGTCGTGAGACATCTCTTTTGTACAGAACATGGATGCTTGTTTATCCTGGTGCACCTGAAGGGATTGATAATCCACACATCAACCCGTTTGCAAAAACCGCGCCTTGTTTAGCTGGAATCGGGTGTAGGAGGCTGATTGTGTGCGTTGCTTCGCAAGACGAGCTAAGAGACCGCGCGGTTCACTACTACGACGCTATGAGGGAGGGTGGATGGGAGGGGGAGTTATCTGTGTTTGAGGTTGAAGGAGAGGGTCATGGTTTTCATATATTCAATCCTAACACTAAGAATgcaaaggaaatgttcaaaagaTTGGCTGGATTTCTTCAAGTTTcttaacatttttttataaaatgtacATTTAtgtattattaatttattatgtcAACTGTTGTAATGTTTTATTATGTAAAATCGCCTAGGGTTGTCCAACTACTTCAAACTTTTATTTTTGGTTTGTTTGTCAATTTCAAATATTTTATCCCAATATGAAATCAAATAGTTGCGGGTATTAAGGCTTAATCCAAGCATATTGTTCCAAAATACTTTTTTGATAAGGAACACATGGTACATTATTATATAAACcaaaataaaaattatttattttgttcCATACCTTTTTTCTAGTGGCCCCCTTTTTTTCATTATGATTAACAATATATATCTGGTCATATGGGTCTCTTCAACAAGCTACTTTTTTAAAAGTAAAGGTGACACTACATCTAAGTAGTTGTAGAATTGTGACGTATAAAAGGTTGTCGAAAGTCGATTAACCCGTTTGTTTTCTAAACGATGATCCATATAAAAGGTTAGCAGAGAATAAAAACATCATTGTTCACCAGTTTTTAAAGCACATTGTAGATTCTACGGTTTAGGCACCCGAAATGTATTAGTCTATGTATTTTCTTCCATTACAATTGTATCTTCTTACATTTTGAATAGGAGTGAAACGAGGAgtagaaggtttttttttttctttttttttcaattctCCTTCTATGGAGTCTCGATCAAGAACCTATTTAACTATGAATCCGAACAAGACCATATAAAAATGTATTCCGATCTATACCATAGAATCAGTAACCTATTTATCTAAATGTGTTATGTGGATTGATCATGAACTTTTCGATGCGTAGTGTTATGAACAGTAtcttcgtatagaaatttttaggtatatacgttttcgcccccccccccccccccccccccgcggaATTGGGAAAAATCGACCCCCCAAGCTTCGCCAATGGGATTGATGGTTGTAATCGGTTTGTTGTCACAATATGTTTGGCGTCAATCTACCATATTTCGTAGTCACAATACGCGGTTATAATAATCGGTTTCCTGATTGAATTTAAGCATGGCTATTAGTGGGATTGTTGACCAATGTTACCAGATACTTAGACACTATGTGTTACAGTCAAATCCTGAATACTCTCAGTTTCAAATTTAATAATTCTTTGGTGATTGGCTAGTTTAACCCTCAGGTAGGATAGTTAATGGTTACTGGATCTCATCCAACAAGATTTCTTGTTGACCCATTTGTGAGATATACACATTTTCAAACAAAACTTTGTGTTTAATAAAACTTTTTTCTTCGGTTTTTATATTTTGGTTTTAACTTCGAAGTCTCCCATTCCGCACATCTCATATGGTTGGTATCTTTTGACCCTTTGGTCAGAACCATTATTGACTAATTTTAATGCCCTCACTAAGGCATAACTCCAAAAGGAGTGAGGCAGGTTTGATTAACTCACTATTATTCAAATcatgtcatacaagattcaattTCTTCTACCGCACACCCACCACGAACAGTGTTATATTTGCTAGTTTTTGAAGCGCTTAGCCCTAGTTAAAATCCGTTTGTTAGCGAGTTGTTTTTTctgaaattgatttttttttggtgggggggggggggggggggagggcgGAAGGCCACAAGCTTTTGTTTCGGCATAGGCCATCAAAATGCTTGAGCCAGCCCTAAGGAACACACCGATTCATAGGGTATATATGCACCTTGATGTATGACCAATGTATAGACAAAAATTGTGTAATCAAGAAATAAAGTTTGTGTGTTAACTTGTGATCACTATCGTTGTTTGTTCTCAATTTACCAACACCTATAATTTAAGACAATTTATCAGTATTAATTTGCTATATTTAAATTTACCTGTATCTACATTAAGAATGTTAAAATAGCTTTGTGTCTTGAAGTTCGTTCGAAAACAACTTAAAATATCATagtgagtaaactgcaatttgcTCCCTGAAGAATGTTGGTGCtgcctgtcacaccccaaacgatggcggaaacgtcagggcgcgacactgagcgaaacagattgtccaggagtttccataacaactacgattaccaattatttaaacatcacatcccataccatgacataataagtagcatagttattacagacaattcAAGACAAATagttctgtttcgacaactcaaatataaattgtttttgtttgtttctagactccatcctagctCAATTCCAGCAAGTAACACgcaagcatcctaaacacctgtgacatacgttaaaatagagatCAATACAcgtagtgtaaaggtgagcatacaagtttaatagtaataataaagttcgaaatcgtttacgcataaccaacatgtaacatgtataaagtgaaggcaagtttgtgacaaccctcaaaatc
Coding sequences:
- the LOC110928839 gene encoding 2-hydroxyisoflavanone dehydratase isoform X3, coding for MLSTAQLWTSNWVINSNPKEKHVTAELLPFLRVHNDGTVERLYNPQLAPPSSLVDGVRSKDTVISPEVSARLYLPCNTTEKLPILVYFHGGGFCIESAFSILSHQYINTIASQANALVISVDYRLAPEHPLPAAYEDSWTALQWVATHSTEGLNEKDEPWLIQHGDFNRLYIGGDSAGANISHHIAMRVGTEELHGGVKILGAFLSHPYFWGSEPLGSEPVTSRETSLLYRTWMLVYPGAPEGIDNPHINPFAKTAPCLAGIGCRRLIVCVASQDELRDRAVHYYDAMREGGWEGELSVFEVEGEGHGFHIFNPNTKNAKEMFKRLAGFLQVS
- the LOC110928839 gene encoding 2-hydroxyisoflavanone dehydratase isoform X2 → MLSTAQLWTSNWVINSNPIEEKHVTAELLPFLRVHNDGTVERLYNPQLAPPSSLVDGVRSKDTVISPEVSARLYLPCNTTEKLPILVYFHGGGFCIESAFSILSHQYINTIASQANALVISVDYRLAPEHPLPAAYEDSWTALQWVATHSTEGLNEKDEPWLIQHGDFNRLYIGGDSAGANISHHIAMRVGTEELHGGVKILGAFLSHPYFWGSEPLGSEPVTSRETSLLYRTWMLVYPGAPEGIDNPHINPFAKTAPCLAGIGCRRLIVCVASQDELRDRAVHYYDAMREGGWEGELSVFEVEGEGHGFHIFNPNTKNAKEMFKRLAGFLQVS
- the LOC110928839 gene encoding 2-hydroxyisoflavanone dehydratase isoform X1, translating into MSATSFHVSTNAQPKPHHTPWSYMLCVSNCPFDIIHHIDSNLVYILFQTCKCFPRPSYGLPIGSSIQTQVVSYHLQTFASNNYYLSLFIMVLVEEKHVTAELLPFLRVHNDGTVERLYNPQLAPPSSLVDGVRSKDTVISPEVSARLYLPCNTTEKLPILVYFHGGGFCIESAFSILSHQYINTIASQANALVISVDYRLAPEHPLPAAYEDSWTALQWVATHSTEGLNEKDEPWLIQHGDFNRLYIGGDSAGANISHHIAMRVGTEELHGGVKILGAFLSHPYFWGSEPLGSEPVTSRETSLLYRTWMLVYPGAPEGIDNPHINPFAKTAPCLAGIGCRRLIVCVASQDELRDRAVHYYDAMREGGWEGELSVFEVEGEGHGFHIFNPNTKNAKEMFKRLAGFLQVS